GCGATGGCGGTGATGGTGGAGCTGTTCAGGTTGGACTGGGTGAGGGCGGTGCCGAAGTAGCTGCCCTTGGCCTCGGCGAGGTCGCGCAGGGTGGTGCCGGCGGCTCCGGCCGGGCTGCTGCCGACGGTGGCGGCGGCCAGCAGTCCGCCGGCCGCTGCGAGGGCGAGTGCCGCGAGGGCGGGCGCCCGGCGTCGTGCCGCGCGCAACTGTGCAGCCATGGTTCGTCCTTCCGGGGGCGGGTGGGGTGCCCGGACCGTACGGCGGGCCGGGCACCCCGGGCAACGGACCGCCCGGAGGGGCTGCCACCTCGTCAACTCCGAATATTTCGACGGGTGTTCGACAGTTCTTCGACGCACCGGGCCCCGACCTGCGGCGGTGTCGCGAAACAGCGGAGCGGCCGCGGTCCGCAGGGCGGGTCCGCGGCCGCTCCGGCCGGCCTGGCGGGTGCGAAAGTTACAGCACGTCAGCGGCTTCGCGGACGGCCGGACGGGCGGTCAGCTCCTTGCCCATGCAGATGCTCAGCTCGTGGTCCTTGTAGTAGCCGAACTTGCGGATGTCGACGTACCCCTCGGAGGCGTACAGCGCGATCGCCTCGGGCTGCAGGGTGCCGGTCTCCAGCACCAGCCGGGTCCGCCCGGCCTCGACGGCGGTGCGCTCCAGGTGGCGCAGCAGCGCGCGTGCGTAGCCCCTGCCGCGGGCGTCGGGGACCACGAACATCCGCTTCAGCTCGGCGTCGCCGTCCCGCAGGCCGTCCTGGTCGCGCTCCTTGGCGCGCCAGCCGCCGCAGGCCACCGGCCGACCGTCCTGGTAGCCGATCACGAACAGCCCGGCCGGCGGGTCGAAGTGGTCGGTGTGCATGGCGGTCTGGTCGCCGTCGCCGTACCGGCGGACGTACTCCTGCTGGACCTCGGCGGCGAGCTGCTGGGCGTCGGGGTGTCCGAAGCCGGTGGTGCGGATCTCCATGTCGGTCAAGGGTACGGGCCCGCGCCCGGCCGCCGGCGGCGAGGGTGCGGGCCCGAACGGAGGCCGGCCCGGGCGGGCGGGCCGACCGGGGGCGTGCGGGTCAGCGGGCGGTGAGGCGGGCCACCAGGTCGTCCTTGCCGAACATCCGGGCGGCGTCGAGGGCGGAGGGCATGCCCGCGTTCGGGTCGGCGCCGTGGGCCAGCAGCGCGTCGACGACCTCGGTGGCGCCCTTGAAGACGGCCCCGGCCAGCGGGGTCTGGCCACGGTCGTTGGCGCGGTCGGGTTCGGCGCCGCGCTCCAGCAGCGCGGTGACCGCGGCGGCGTGGCCGTGGTACGCGGCCAGCATCAGCAGGGTGTCGCCGCGGTCGTTGGTCAGGTTGGCGGGGGTGCCGGCGTCGAGGTAGGCGGCCAGCAGGCCGGCGTCGCCGCCGCGGGCGGCTTCGAAGAGCCGGCCGGCCAGCGCGATGACCTCGGCGTCGGGCTGCGCGGTGGGGTCGGTCATGAGGGTGTTCCGCCTTCCGGAGCGCGGCCGCGGCGGGCCGCTGGGACGTCAGGTCGTGCCACCGCGAACGCTAGCGGACCGCCCGGGCCGAACGGCACGGGGTGGCGGTGCGCGGCCGTTCGGGCGAATTCCGGACGCGCCGGGCACGACCGCGCCCGGCGCGGGGACGCCTGAGTGCGCCGGTGCGATCCACCGGCCGCACCCGGGCCGTGATCCGCCGGGGCCGCAGGACGTATACCGCCGATCCGGGCGACAGGTGAGATCCACCCGTTTGCCGCGCCACATCATCTATTACTTTTTGTCACCATGAAGGCACTTTCTGTAACACTGTCCCCGCCCCTCGTGAGGAGCATCCCGTGATTCTCTCCATCTCCGGCATCGTCCTGTTCGGCGTCATCGCCTTCCTCTTCTTCCGCCGGGACGGGCTGAAGATCTCGCATGCCCTGGTGTGCGCGCTGTTCGGCTTCTACGTCGCGGGTTCCTCGATCGCCCCGAGCATCCAGGCGGGCGGCGCGAGCCTGGCCAGTCTGATCGGCGGCCTGAAGTTCTGAGCGGTCCCTGCTCCTAGCGGCCCGGGCGCGGACCTCCCACCGCCCCGGGCCTTCTGCCCGCCGGACACCTGATCCCCTGTCAGGCGTGCGGCGGGCGCCCGCTCCTCCCGTCCCCCCTGCCTCCGGAGCCCGCATGTCCCTCACCCGCCACCTCACCCGCGGCCGCGACCTGGCCCGCAGCGCCGGCGACCACGCCGCCGACGTGTTCGCGCCGCTGACCCTGATCGGCCGCGGCCTGCGCCGCCACGCCGACTGGGCCAAGGCCCGCTGGACGGCCACCCCGAAGGAGCGGCGCGGCCCGACGCTGCTGGTCGGCGCGGCCGTGGTGCTCGGCGTCTTCCTGCTGCCGCACGGCCCGCTGCTGGCGCTGGTCGCGCTGGTCGCCTCCGCCGCCTGGGTCGGCCGCAGCCCCAAGGCCGCCCCGGAGCCCGAACCGGACGTCGCCGAGGTCAAGCTGACGGCCCTGTACGCGGCGCTCACCCCGTACTTCGGCGGCTACGACGACCCGGGCGCGCTGTACCGGCCGGACGGCGAGTGGCAGTCCGCGTTCGCGGGCTGGGAGTTCGACGCCGAGGGCAAGCTCGCCGCGCTGGAGATCGGCTACCCGGCGTACTTCACCGACACCGAGCCGGCCGCCCGGACCCGGATCGAGCAGGTGGTGCAGGGCAAGGCGGGCCGCTCCCGGGAGTACCGCTTCGACTGGGACGAGGAGTCCAACCGGCTGCGGGTCTGCGCGCTGGCTCCGCTGCCCGCCGACATCGTCGCGCAGCGCTTCGTCACCGCGCCGGGCGAGATCGTCCTCGGCTTCACCGACGGCGAGGGCAGTCGGCGCACCATCCCGGTCACCCAGGGCGGCGTGGACGAGCAGCAGCCGCCGGTGGTCTGGCGGGTCGGGCCGCGCTCGGCGGAGCCGCACCTGCTGGCGCTGAGCCAGGCCGGGTTCGGCACCTCGACGCTGCTGCGCTCGATCGCCCTGCAGGCGCTGCCGCACGGCGACCTGGTGGTGGTCGACGGGGCGAGCACCGGCGAGCACGCCTGCCTGGTGAACCGTCCGGGCGTGCACACCGTGGAGACCAGCCTGCACGGGGCGCTGGCCGCGCTGGAGTGGGTCGCGCAGGAGACCGAGCGTCGGCTGATCTCCCTGAACGCCGCCCGCCACCACGGGCTGCCCGCGCCCGCCGACGTCACCCGCCCGCTGTGGATCCTGCTCGACCACCTCACCGAGCTGTCCGAACTCGCCCACGCCGAGGGCCGCACCGACCCGCAGGAACTGCTGGAGGTGCCGCTGCGGCACGGCCGGGCGGCCCGCGTGACGGTGGTGTTCGTCGACGCCCTGGAGGCCCGCGACCGGATCTCCCCCACCGTCCGCACCTGCACCCGCGCCCGGGTGGTGCTCGGCCCGGTCACCGCCGAGTCCGCGGCCGCCGCGCTCGGCGTCCCGCTGGACATCGCGCCCGCCGCGCACACCCCGCCCGGCCGGGGCTACGCCCGGATCGGCGCCGCCGCTCCGGTCCGCGTCCAGGTCCCGGTCACCGTCGACCCGCTGGACGAGGACGCCCCCGCCGCGCTGCGGGAGGCGGTGATCGCGCTGCTGCCGCACCGCGACACCCGCACCGAGGCGGCCGCGCCCGTGGTCGCCGAACTGGTCGAGCCCGCCGAGCCCGAGCCGGTCGTCGACCTCGGCAAGGACGCGGCGCCGGTGCAGCCCCGTCCGGCCTACTAGCCACTGCGGACCATAAGTGCACAAAATGTGACACGCCGGGTGATAACACCGCTCAGATGTGACAAAACGGGCGACCATGGGTACAAACAGGGGCGGCACGACAGGCGACGTATGTCCCCGGGACGGGAATCTTCGTCGAAGGCCGAGCGTTGGACCCAGCGACGAAGACAGCGACCACTAGTCCTGTGGGCAAGAAGCCCGGGAGGCACGATTCATGAGCGAGCGAGCTCTCCGCGGCACGCGACTCGGGGCGACCAGCTACGAGACCGACCGCGGCATTGACCTGGCACCGCGCCAGACCGTCGAGTACGCATGCCAGAACGGACACCGATTCGAGGTTCCGTTCTCGGTCGAGGCGGAGATCCCCGTGGTGTGGGAATGCCGTTTCTGCGGCCAGGAGGCGGCACTCCTCGACGGCGAGGAGCCGGAGGAGAAGAAGACCAAGCCCACCCGCACCCACTGGGACATGCTGATGGAGCGTCGGACCCGCGAGGAGCTGGAGGAGGTCCTGGCCGAGCGCCTGGCCGTCCTTCGCTCGGGCGGGATGAACCTGGCGGTCCACCCGCGCGACTCCCGCAAGTCCGCCTAGCGGCGAGCGATCCGCACCACTGCCGAAGGGCCCCGGATTCCGGGGCCCTTCGGCGTTCCTGCTGCCCTCGTGCCTGAGCTGCCGGCAGCCGCCCGACGCAGTGTCGGGCGGCTGCCGGCAGCGGGCGGATCAGGATCAGGGGGTGATCGGCGGGCGGTAGCCGGTGTCCGGGCCCTGCGGGCCGACCGGCGGGTCGACGACCTCGCCCTGGACGACCTTGCCGTCCGGGCGGTGGATGCGCAGCTGCTCCTGCAGGCGCATCGCGTCGGCGATCCGGTCCGCGCCGACGGGGGCGGTGGAGCGCAGCACCGAGCCGGTGATCCGGCGGCCGAGGGTGCGCCACAGGGCGCGGGTCGGCGGCAGCAGGAAGGTCACCGCCAGCAGGTCGGACAGGAAGCCGGGGAGAATCAGCAGCACGCCGGCCAGCACCGTCATCGAGGTGCCGGTCTGGGGCTGCGCGGACTTCGGGTTCTGCGACAGCTCGACGGCCGCGCGGAAGGCGCGCGCCCCGGCGCGCTTGATCACCGTGCCGCCGACGAACACCCCCGCCAGCAGCAGGACCAGGGTCAGGAACCAGCCCACCCAGCCGGCCACCACCGTGACCAGCCAGATCTCCAGCACCAGCCAGGCGGCGATCAGGAGCGGCACGCTCCGGGCGAGCCGCCCGCGGCGGGCCGGACGGGCCGAGGTTGCTTGCTGGGACACGGTACGGATCCACTCCATCGCGGTGCTCTCCGCGGCGGCCGGCGACTCCGGCCCGCCCTAACGGCACCACCCAGCACAACGGACCTCGGCGCCGTCGTGTTCCTCGCCCCGCCGGGTCAGCCCGTGCGGTCGGCCCGGCGGCGGCGCACCGCGCCGGTGATCGCGAAGGCGCAGGCCAGCACGCCGCCGAGGGCCAGCGCCCACTCCGGCCCGGCCCCGACCTTGTCGGCGACGGTCTGTCCGTCGCGCAGCGGCACCACGCTGTTCAGCACCGCCTGCTGCATCTCGCCGGTGCGCTGCTCCACCTTGCCGTCCGGGGTGATCACCGCGCTGACGCCGCTGGTCGCCGCGATCAGCACCGCCCGCCCGTGCTCCACCGCGCGCAGCCGGGACATCGCCAGCTGCTGCTCGGTCTGGCCGGTGTTGTTGTACGTGGCGTTGTTGGTCTGCACGACCAGCACCCGGCCGCCCTGGTTCACGGTGTCGCGGACGATCTCGTCGTACGCCACCTCGAAGCAGATCACGTCGCCGACCCGGGCCGGGCCGAGCTGCATCACGCCGCTGCCGGTGCCCGGGTAGAAGTCGCGGGCGACCCGCTGCAGGCGGCTGATCACCTTGGACAGCTCGTCGCGGAACGGCACGTACTCGCCGAACGGCACCGGGTGCTGCTTGGTGTAGGACTCGCCCGGGCCGGAGGACGGGTCCCAGACGATGCCCTCGTTGCGCACGTGCTGCTCGTCCGGGCCGTCCACCAGCGCGCCCACCAGGGTCGGCACGCCGATCGCCTTGACGGCCCGGTCGATCCGGGCGTAGGCCGCCGGGTCGGTGAACGGGTCCAGGTCGGAGGCGTTCTCCGGCCAGATCACCACGTCCGGCTTGGCGACCTTGCCGGCCGCGACGTCCGCGGCGAGCCGCTCGGTGGTGGAGGCGTGGTTGTTCAGCACCTCCATCGGACGGCCCAGGAAGTCCATGCCGGGACGGTCCACGTTGCCCTGGATGATCGACACCTTCACCGTGTCGGACGCCGAGGTCGGCACCGGCACCGCGTAGCCGACCACCACCAGGGCGACCGCGCCGAGGGCGCCGACGGCGGTGCGCCACGGCAGCGCGCCCTCGCCGGAGCGGCGGGCCCGGGCCGCGCAGAGCACCGCCCAGGCCAGCAGGGCGCCGCTGGAGGCGACCGCGAAGGTCACCAGCGGGGCGCCGCCGAGCGCCGCCAGCGGGGTGTACGGGCTGGCGGTGTTGGCGAACGCCAGCCGGCCCCACGGGAAGCCGCCGAACGGCTGCCGGTCGCGCATCCACTCCTGGGTGACCCAGAGCATCGCGCCCCACAGCGGCCAGCCGCGCAGCTTCGAGGTCAGCGCCAGGCCGGCGCCCATCAGCGCCAGGAACAGCGCCTCGATCAGCGCCAGGCCCACGGTGGCGTCCCAGCCGACCGGGCGCAGCCAGGACAGCAGCACCACGAAGAACGGCACCCCGAACGCGAAGCCCAGCCAGGCGCCGTGCCGGGCGCTGCGGCCGCGGGTGAGCAGGGTCAGGCCGGCCACCGCGAGGATCGACAGCGGCCACACGTCGAACGGCGGGAAGGCGAAGGCCAGCGCGAGGCCGCTCAGCGCGGCCAGGCCGGTACGGCCCCACCACGCCTTGCGGCTGCCGCGCGGGCGCGTCGGCCGCTCGGCGTTCTCCTCCGTCACCGGGCGCTCCTGCGAAACGGGCAGTGCCACCTGCGCACCACCTCTCTACCTCGGGACATCCCCACCCGGGCGGGGAGCGTGCTACCTCGTTCGACGTCCCCCGAAAGGTACCTCACTCCCCCGCGGCCCCAGCAGTCCCGGCAGCGGGGCGGCGGGGGCCGACGCGGTGTCAGCGGCCGACCGGGGGCGGCGGGCGGACCAGGGGAGGGCGGTCTCCAGGGTGCGGGCGACCTGGAGGAGGAGGTCCTCGCGCCAGGGGGCGGCGACCAGTTGGACGCCGACCGGGAGGCCGGTGGCCTCGTCGTGGTGCAGGGGCAGGGAGATCGCGGGCTGGCCGGTGATGTTGAACACGGAGGTGAAGATGCCCATCGGGTAGGCGTTGCGCAGTGCCGCCAGCGGGTCGGTGGCGGTGCCGGCCCGCCAGGCGCCGATCCGCGGCGGGAGGCAGGCCATCGTGGGGGTGACCAGCAGGTCGAAGGAGGCCGCGAAGCCTTCGACGATCTGCCGGGAGAGCCGCTGGGTGGTCTGGACCGCCTGGCTGAAGCGCCAGGAGTCGATGCCGTGGGCGGCCTCGCGCAGCGCCCGGTTGTGCGGTTCGATCCGTTCGGGGTCGGCGAGCGGGACGGCGGCCGCTCCGGCGTTCCAGATGGTGGTGAACGCCGCAACGAACTGCTCGATCGGGGGCAGCGGCAGCGGGGTGTCGACGAGGTGGTGGCCGGCCTCCTCCAGGGCGCGCAGGGCGGTGGCGACGGCGGTCCGGCAGGCCGGGTCGGTGGGGATGCCGTCCAGCGGGGAGTCGGTGAGCCAGCCGATCCGCAGTCCGGTGGGCGGCTCCTGGTCGACGGCGACCGCGTAGCGGCGGCTCGGGGTGGGCGGCGACCACCAGGCGCCCGGGTCGTGGCGGACCAGCACGTCCAGCGCGGCGGCGGTGTCCTCGACGGTGCGGGTGACCACGCCGCCGGCGGCGAGGCCCTCGACCAGCACGGTGGCGGAGGCGACCCGGCCGCGGGTGGGCTTCAGGCCCACCAGTCCGGTGCAGGAGGCGGGGATGCGGATCGAGCCGCCGCCGTCCTCGGCGTGCGCGATCGGGGCGAGGCCGGCGGCGACGGCGGCGCCCGCGCCGCTGGAGGAGCCGCCGGGGGTGCGGTCCGGGTCCCACGGGTTGCGGGTGATGCCGAGGGCGGGGCTCTCGGTGAACGGCAGCGCCCCGAACTCGGAGGTGGTGGTCTTGCCGAGGATCACGAACCCGGCGTCGGTGAACCGTCGCACCACCGGGTCGTCGGCCGGGGCCGGGTCCTTGCCCGCCCCCTCGGAGCCGTACGTGGTGGGCCAGCCCTTGACGTCCAGCAGGTCCTTGACCGGCAGCGGCACGCCGAGGAACGGCGGCAGCCGTTCGTCCTCTCGGGCCCGGACGACCCGGTCGGCGGCGGCGGAGGCGGCGGCCCGCACCGTCTCGTCGTCGCGGTGGCAGTAGGCGTTGAGCACCGGGTCGAGCCGGTCCGCCCGCTCCAGGTAGGCGTCGGCCAGCTCGACCGGGCTGACGTCCCGTCGGCGGACGGCGGCGGCCAGGTCGAGTGCGGAGGAGAACGGGTCGATGTGCATCGCAGGGTTCCTTCCCGAGGTGGTGCCCCCACCCTGCGCGCCGTGCCCGGTCCGGGTCTTGGACGAATGTCCCCGGGCGGCTCAGTCCCTGCGGTGGACGGTCCGGCCGCGGACCACGGTGCGGGTGCAGACCGGGAGGGGCTCGCCCGGGGTGAGGTCGGGGAGGCCGGGAGTGCCGGAGCGCGGGTCGGTGGACCAGCCGGCGATGCGGGTGTCGGGGGCCTGGACGACCAGGTCGGTGGTGGCCCAGATCGCGTAGGAGGCGATCGCGCCGGGCACCAGCACGCCGTCCTGGTCGTGGCCGAGGGCGCGGTGGCCGCCGCGGGTGTGGGCGGTGAACGCGGCGCGGACCGAGATCCGGTGCTCGGGGGTGCGGTGGAAGGCGGCGGCGCGGACGGTGCCCCACGGGTCGAGCGGGGTGACGGGCGCGTCGGAGCCGAAGGCCAGCGGGATGCCGGTGCGCAGCATGGCGGCGAACGGGTTGAGCGAGGCGGCGCGCTCGGTGCCGAGCCGGGCCGCGTACATGCCCTCGGGTCCGCCCCAGGCGGCGTCGAAGGCGGGCTGGACGGAGGCGGTGAGCCCGAGTTCGGCGAACGCGGCGAGGGTCTCGAAGGTGAGCGCCTCGGCGTGCTCGACGCGGTGCCGCAGCGCCCTGACCCGGTCCAGGCCGACCTTGTCGGCGGCGGCCCGGACGCCGTCGACGACGGCGTCGATCGCGGCGTCGCCGATGGCGTGGAACCCGGCCTGCAGGCCGGCCTCGGTGCAGAGCGCGACGTGCTCGGCGATCTGATCGGCCGTCAGGTAGGCGACGCCGGTGTGCGCGGCGTCGGTGTACGCGTCGTGCAGGCAGGCGGTGTGCGAGCCGAGGGCGCCGTCGACGAACAGGTCGCCGCCGGCGCCGACCGCGCCGAGGCGCCGGGCGGTGGCGATGCCGGCCTCGCCGAGTTCGCCCCAGTAGCCGTGCACCTCGGGGCCGGGGGTGTCGGCGGCGAGGGCGAGCAGCGCGGCGAGGTCGTCCTCGGAGCTGATCTGCGGGCCGGCGCACTCGTGCAGGGAGCCGATGCCGAGTTCGGCGGCCCGGCGCAGGGTGGCGAGCTGGGCGTCGCGGCGCTGCGCGGGGCTGAGGTGGGCGAGGGCGGCGCCGCGGACGGCGTGGTGGGCGTCCTGGGTGAGCGGGCCGTCGGGGTGGTGGCCGGCCCGGTCGGCGAGGCCAGGGACGAGCGCGCGCAGGGCGCTGGTGGCGAGGCCGGAGTGGACGTCGGTGCGGGAGAGGTAGAGCGGCGCTCCCTGGGCGGCGGCGTCGAGTTCGGCGAGCGAGGGGGCGCGGCCCTCGGGCCAATTGGTCTCGTCCCAGCCGTGGCCGATGAACACCTCGGCGCCGTGGTGGCCGACGTGTCCGGCGATCAGCGCGAGGGCCTCGCGGAGCGAGCCGCAGCCGGTCAGGTCGAGGCCGGTGAGGGCGAGGCCGGTGGAGGTGGCGTGCACGTGGGCGTCGACGAACGCGGGGGTGACCAGGGCGCCGTCCAGCTCGACGATCTCGTCGGCGGTGTCGGCGTACGCCTCGGCGGCTCCGTCGCTGCCGACCCACGCGACGTGTTCGCCCTCGACCAGCATGGCGGTGGCGAAGGGGTCGGCGGGGCTGTAGACGTTGCCGCCGCGCAGCAGCACGGTGCGGTCGGTGCGTTCGGTCATGGCGTCCAGTCTCGCACTGCGGACGCCGCCGGCCGGACCGGGTCGGTCAGAGCTTCGGGGGGCGCGCCTCGTAGGGGGTGGAGAGGACGACGGTGGTGCGGGTGGAGACGCCGGCGGCGGAGCGGATCCGGGCGAGCAGGTCCTCCAGGTCGCCGGGGCCGGGGACGCGGACCTTCAGGATGTAGTTCTCGTCGCCGGCGACGCTGTGGCAGGCTTCGATCTCGGGGAGTCCGTCGAGTCGTTCGGGGGTGTCGTCGGGCGCGCTGGGGTCGAAGGGCTTGACCGAGATGAACGCGGTGAGCGCCAGGTTGACCGCCTCGGGGTCGACGATCGCGGTGTAGCCGCGGATGACGCCGCGCTGTTCGAGGCGGCGCACCCGCTGGTGCACGGCCGAGGTGGACAGGCCGGTGGCCTTGCCCAGGTCGGTGTAGCTCATCCGTCCGTCCTGGAGCAGCAGCTGGACGATGCGCTGGTCGAGTTCCTCCACAAGGCGTCAACCTACTCGATACCGGTCGGGCTGTGCAGACAGCTCGCTGGGGGCGCATTCGGGGGGCACATGCCAACGGAATGTGGCGAGGAACACAGTGAATGCATCACCGTGCGCCGGAGCGCAGGGTTATGACATGCCGTCACAGGGAAGTGCTGCTGGTGGCCCGGACAACGAGAGACTCCGGCCCGATCCGAGGGGGATCAGATGCCTTCCACTGACCAGCGTTCCGACGTCGAGGAACCCGGCGCGCCCGAGCTGTCCTTCGCGGCGGACCCGGGCGCGGCCGACACCTGGGAGATCGTCCGGGTGCACTGCCCGGTCTGCGACCGCCCGATCGCCCTGATCGGCGACGAGGAGCGGCTGCCCCAGCACGCGGTGCTGACCTCCGCGTGGAACCCCTTCCAGCCGGCGATCTGCCAGGGCACCGGCGCGCCGACGGCCGACCTGTTCGAGTGCGAGGAGCACCCGGAGGACGACGGCCTGGACAACCTGGTGGCGCTGCCCACCGCACTGGACTGGCGCACCCAGCCGTTCTCGCACGCGGGCGCCCACCGCGCGGTCCGGGTCATGGTGCCCGCGCAGCGCGACCGCCGCGCGGCCTGACGGCCGGACCCGACCGCCGGACCGGCCCAGCCGGTCCGAAGTCCCTGACGAGGGCGCCGCACGCCGGTGCCCTCCGGGATCGCACAGCCGACGCCACCCCGGGGCCGCGTACGCTGGCCGGATGAGTGACGCCTTCCCCGACCTGCCCGCGCTCGCCGCCGGGCTGCTCGCGCTGCCGCCTTCGCTGGGCCCGGTGCGGCTGGTCGCGGTGGACGGCCACGCCGGGTCGGGCAAGACCACGTTCGCCGGGCGGCTCGCCGCGGCGCTCGGCGGCGCGCCGGTGGTGCACCTGGACGACCTGGCGACCCATCAGGAGCCGTTCGGCTGGGTGGGACGGCTGCGGGCCGAGGTGCTGGCGCCGCTGGCCCGCGGCGAGCGGGCCCGGCACGGCGTCTACGACTGGACGACGCGCGCCTTCGCCGCGGAGCGGGAGGTGCCGCCGGCCCCGGTGGTGCTGCTGGAGGGGGTGGGTGCGGGCCGGCGCGCGGTGCGCCCCGCGTTGGCGGCGCTGCTGTGGATGGAGCTGGACCAGGCGGCGGCCCGGGCCCGCGGGGAGGAGCGGGACGGTCCGGAACTGGCCGAGTTCTGGGCGGGTTGGGCGTGTGCGGAGGGGGCGCACTTCGCGGCCGACCCGAGCCGTCCGTACGCCGCGGTGCGGGTGGACGGGATCACCGGGCGGATCCTCGGAGACACCCTGAGTGAGCCGAACGCACTGGTCTTGACCTGCGACGTCGTCAGGATCTAAGTTCTGCGTGTCGCGGAAATCAGTTGAATCCGCAACCACAGACACGGCGTCTCCGGCTTGTTCCCCCGTGAGCCGGAGGCGCCGTTCCCCCTTCCCGATCGGTCCGGATCGCGCCGCCGAGCGCGCCAACACCCGATCGTCTCGCGCCATTTGAGCGGCGCGGCACCCTTACGGATCAGCTCTGCGCCGGTACCATGCCTCGCAGGCGCGCATATGCGCCCCGAGGTCTGGCGGGGGGCGTCAGTGACGGTGGAGAGTTCCGGCGGCAAGGGGTCCGCCGCCGCGGGTCCGGATCCGGAGGCCGACCGGGCCTGGTCGCGCGCCATGGACGCGTACACGGCCGGCTCGTACGCGCGCGCGGAGGAGGAGTTCCGCGCCGCGGTCTACGTCGACCCGGGCATGGCCGACGCCTGGCTGGGCCTGCACGCGCTGCGCAGCGACACCGCGGGCGCCCTGCTGGCGATGCAGCGGCACCGCGAGCGGTTCGGCGAGCAGCGCGAACGGCACCGCCGTCCGCTCAGTTCCTGGTACTGGCTGGGCTGGTGGGTGCAGCCGGTGCTGGAGACCCCGCAGGACCTCGCGCTGGCGCACGCCTCGCACTGGCTGGACGGGCGCCACCTGGCCGAGCTGGACCAGGCCCTGACGGAGTGTCCGGCACCCGAGCAGGAGCCCGCGGTGCGCTTCCTGCACGCCTGCCGCTCCTACCTGATGAAGGACTGGGAACAGCTGATCCGGGACACCGACCGCCTGCTGGACGACCCGGTGCTGGGCATCGAGGCCGGCCTGTTCGCGGGCATGGCCAGGGTCCGGCTCGACATGTGCGCGCAGGCGCAGCG
The DNA window shown above is from Streptomyces sp. TLI_171 and carries:
- a CDS encoding amidohydrolase, whose amino-acid sequence is MTERTDRTVLLRGGNVYSPADPFATAMLVEGEHVAWVGSDGAAEAYADTADEIVELDGALVTPAFVDAHVHATSTGLALTGLDLTGCGSLREALALIAGHVGHHGAEVFIGHGWDETNWPEGRAPSLAELDAAAQGAPLYLSRTDVHSGLATSALRALVPGLADRAGHHPDGPLTQDAHHAVRGAALAHLSPAQRRDAQLATLRRAAELGIGSLHECAGPQISSEDDLAALLALAADTPGPEVHGYWGELGEAGIATARRLGAVGAGGDLFVDGALGSHTACLHDAYTDAAHTGVAYLTADQIAEHVALCTEAGLQAGFHAIGDAAIDAVVDGVRAAADKVGLDRVRALRHRVEHAEALTFETLAAFAELGLTASVQPAFDAAWGGPEGMYAARLGTERAASLNPFAAMLRTGIPLAFGSDAPVTPLDPWGTVRAAAFHRTPEHRISVRAAFTAHTRGGHRALGHDQDGVLVPGAIASYAIWATTDLVVQAPDTRIAGWSTDPRSGTPGLPDLTPGEPLPVCTRTVVRGRTVHRRD
- a CDS encoding ankyrin repeat domain-containing protein — its product is MTDPTAQPDAEVIALAGRLFEAARGGDAGLLAAYLDAGTPANLTNDRGDTLLMLAAYHGHAAAVTALLERGAEPDRANDRGQTPLAGAVFKGATEVVDALLAHGADPNAGMPSALDAARMFGKDDLVARLTAR
- a CDS encoding RNA polymerase-binding protein RbpA, which codes for MSERALRGTRLGATSYETDRGIDLAPRQTVEYACQNGHRFEVPFSVEAEIPVVWECRFCGQEAALLDGEEPEEKKTKPTRTHWDMLMERRTREELEEVLAERLAVLRSGGMNLAVHPRDSRKSA
- the fxsA gene encoding FxsA family membrane protein, with the protein product MSQQATSARPARRGRLARSVPLLIAAWLVLEIWLVTVVAGWVGWFLTLVLLLAGVFVGGTVIKRAGARAFRAAVELSQNPKSAQPQTGTSMTVLAGVLLILPGFLSDLLAVTFLLPPTRALWRTLGRRITGSVLRSTAPVGADRIADAMRLQEQLRIHRPDGKVVQGEVVDPPVGPQGPDTGYRPPITP
- a CDS encoding GNAT family N-acetyltransferase, translated to MEIRTTGFGHPDAQQLAAEVQQEYVRRYGDGDQTAMHTDHFDPPAGLFVIGYQDGRPVACGGWRAKERDQDGLRDGDAELKRMFVVPDARGRGYARALLRHLERTAVEAGRTRLVLETGTLQPEAIALYASEGYVDIRKFGYYKDHELSICMGKELTARPAVREAADVL
- the lnt gene encoding apolipoprotein N-acyltransferase; amino-acid sequence: MALPVSQERPVTEENAERPTRPRGSRKAWWGRTGLAALSGLALAFAFPPFDVWPLSILAVAGLTLLTRGRSARHGAWLGFAFGVPFFVVLLSWLRPVGWDATVGLALIEALFLALMGAGLALTSKLRGWPLWGAMLWVTQEWMRDRQPFGGFPWGRLAFANTASPYTPLAALGGAPLVTFAVASSGALLAWAVLCAARARRSGEGALPWRTAVGALGAVALVVVGYAVPVPTSASDTVKVSIIQGNVDRPGMDFLGRPMEVLNNHASTTERLAADVAAGKVAKPDVVIWPENASDLDPFTDPAAYARIDRAVKAIGVPTLVGALVDGPDEQHVRNEGIVWDPSSGPGESYTKQHPVPFGEYVPFRDELSKVISRLQRVARDFYPGTGSGVMQLGPARVGDVICFEVAYDEIVRDTVNQGGRVLVVQTNNATYNNTGQTEQQLAMSRLRAVEHGRAVLIAATSGVSAVITPDGKVEQRTGEMQQAVLNSVVPLRDGQTVADKVGAGPEWALALGGVLACAFAITGAVRRRRADRTG
- a CDS encoding uridine kinase → MSDAFPDLPALAAGLLALPPSLGPVRLVAVDGHAGSGKTTFAGRLAAALGGAPVVHLDDLATHQEPFGWVGRLRAEVLAPLARGERARHGVYDWTTRAFAAEREVPPAPVVLLEGVGAGRRAVRPALAALLWMELDQAAARARGEERDGPELAEFWAGWACAEGAHFAADPSRPYAAVRVDGITGRILGDTLSEPNALVLTCDVVRI
- a CDS encoding amidase, with the protein product MHIDPFSSALDLAAAVRRRDVSPVELADAYLERADRLDPVLNAYCHRDDETVRAAASAAADRVVRAREDERLPPFLGVPLPVKDLLDVKGWPTTYGSEGAGKDPAPADDPVVRRFTDAGFVILGKTTTSEFGALPFTESPALGITRNPWDPDRTPGGSSSGAGAAVAAGLAPIAHAEDGGGSIRIPASCTGLVGLKPTRGRVASATVLVEGLAAGGVVTRTVEDTAAALDVLVRHDPGAWWSPPTPSRRYAVAVDQEPPTGLRIGWLTDSPLDGIPTDPACRTAVATALRALEEAGHHLVDTPLPLPPIEQFVAAFTTIWNAGAAAVPLADPERIEPHNRALREAAHGIDSWRFSQAVQTTQRLSRQIVEGFAASFDLLVTPTMACLPPRIGAWRAGTATDPLAALRNAYPMGIFTSVFNITGQPAISLPLHHDEATGLPVGVQLVAAPWREDLLLQVARTLETALPWSARRPRSAADTASAPAAPLPGLLGPRGSEVPFGGRRTR
- a CDS encoding Lrp/AsnC family transcriptional regulator; translated protein: MEELDQRIVQLLLQDGRMSYTDLGKATGLSTSAVHQRVRRLEQRGVIRGYTAIVDPEAVNLALTAFISVKPFDPSAPDDTPERLDGLPEIEACHSVAGDENYILKVRVPGPGDLEDLLARIRSAAGVSTRTTVVLSTPYEARPPKL